The following are encoded together in the Gopherus evgoodei ecotype Sinaloan lineage chromosome 17, rGopEvg1_v1.p, whole genome shotgun sequence genome:
- the SDF2 gene encoding stromal cell-derived factor 2, giving the protein MRRWRVLGPRLLVLVVGLGAAAGSEPGPVTCGSVVKLLNVRHNVRLHSHDVRYGSGSGQQSVTGVSAVDDSNSYWRVRGKTSMVCERGTPVQCGQSIRLTHINTGRNLHSHHFTSPLSGNQEVSAFGEDGEGDYLDDWTVLCSGTYWVRDGEVRFRHSSTDMLLSVTGEQYGRPIHGQKEVHGMSYSNQNNNWKVMEGIFMKPSELLKTDSYHAEL; this is encoded by the exons ATGCGGCGCTGGCGAGTGCTGGGGCCCCGGCTCCTGGTACTGGTGGTGGGCCTGGGCGCGGCGGCGGGCTCCGAGCCCGGCCCGGTCACCTGCGGCTCCGTAGTGAAGCTGCTCAACGTCCGCCACAACGTCCGGCTCCACTCGCACGACGTGCGCTACGGATCCG GTAGTGGGCAGCAGTCAGTGACAGGCGTCTCTGCTGTGGATGACAGTAACAGTTACTGGAGAGTTCGAGGAAAGACATCCATGGTCTGTGAGAGGGGGACTCCTGTACAATGTGGGCAGTCCATCCGGCTGACCCACATCAACACAGGGCGAAACCTGCACAGCCATCACTTCACGTCGCCTCTCTCAGGGAACCAG GAAGTCAGTGCGTTTGGGGAGGATGGCGAGGGAGACTACCTGGATGACTGGACTGTTCTGTGCAGTGGGACCTACTGGGTGCGGGATGGCGAGGTACGGTTCAGGCACTCATCTACTGACATGCTCCTGTCTGTGACCGGGGAGCAGTATGGGCGACCTATCCATGGCCAAAAGGAAGTCCATGGCATGTCCTACTCCAACCAGAACAACAACTGGAAGGTGATGGAGGGGATCTTCATGAAACCCAGTGAGCTGTTGAAGACTGACTCCTATCATGCTGAGCTATGA